One window of the Candidatus Cloacimonadota bacterium genome contains the following:
- a CDS encoding T9SS type A sorting domain-containing protein: MRRLISLMFWYLALVMLLIPISLDAQNSHDWNWVNQISGVSQQRAQATVCDMDDNVYICGFYQLATTFGTITLDGYGDTDIYVAKLDPDGNWLWATRAGGGGPDEALDIDVDDEGNVYVTGGFESSAIFGDIVLESQGNKDIFAAKLDSDGNWLWATGAGCFDGDQAYSIAVDTDGSSCITGFVGGTVSFGAIEIVPYGYFDCFLAKLSADGNWEWANRAGGTNHDEGKAVTIDDSGYIYLTGRYRGIASFGELSLNSHGANDGFIAKLDVDGNWLWARTFGGYAYYDDVWDISLDLIGNCFITGDFYTDGTFGDFVLQGNGSQDLFVAAIDSSGTWLWANSAGAGGSDSGVCLVVDNNQNTFVSGNFQQTLSFGVTQITAVGNWDIFYASLDSNGNWTWATSIGNTGNDWTGGIAFDSNYDVCAHGTFYNSVPFGDIILTSIGGTDAYIALLDPDGSPVIDPHVPSVSDFAILYNPMPNPAFKGSQISVDTSVSQATNAVLEMYNIRGQLLQTHLVNAVRQTFIFDSEPLASGVYLFRLKCKDGSSIKKISVIK; the protein is encoded by the coding sequence ATGCGACGCTTGATAAGCTTAATGTTTTGGTATCTTGCGCTTGTGATGCTATTGATACCAATATCCCTTGATGCGCAAAACAGCCACGATTGGAATTGGGTGAACCAAATTTCCGGAGTATCTCAGCAACGAGCACAAGCCACCGTTTGTGATATGGACGACAACGTTTATATCTGCGGGTTCTACCAGCTTGCAACCACTTTTGGCACAATCACTTTAGATGGTTATGGCGATACGGATATATATGTAGCCAAGCTTGATCCTGACGGAAATTGGCTGTGGGCTACAAGAGCCGGAGGTGGCGGTCCCGATGAGGCTTTGGATATCGATGTGGATGATGAAGGAAATGTGTATGTGACGGGTGGATTTGAAAGCAGTGCCATATTTGGCGATATTGTATTGGAAAGCCAGGGAAATAAAGATATCTTTGCCGCAAAGCTCGATAGCGATGGCAACTGGCTGTGGGCTACGGGAGCCGGATGTTTCGACGGCGATCAAGCCTATTCAATTGCTGTAGATACTGATGGGAGCAGTTGCATTACAGGTTTCGTTGGCGGTACGGTAAGTTTTGGAGCTATCGAGATTGTACCCTATGGATATTTTGATTGCTTTTTAGCAAAACTAAGCGCAGATGGAAACTGGGAGTGGGCAAATCGAGCCGGGGGCACAAATCATGACGAGGGAAAAGCTGTGACAATCGATGATTCAGGCTACATCTACCTGACTGGACGTTATCGCGGAATAGCAAGTTTTGGGGAACTCTCCCTAAACAGCCATGGAGCCAATGACGGATTTATAGCCAAACTGGATGTTGACGGTAACTGGCTCTGGGCAAGAACCTTTGGCGGTTATGCCTATTATGACGATGTTTGGGATATCAGCTTGGACTTAATCGGCAATTGTTTCATCACCGGAGATTTTTATACTGATGGTACTTTTGGAGACTTTGTATTGCAAGGCAACGGTTCTCAAGACCTATTTGTAGCTGCCATAGACTCCTCTGGTACCTGGCTATGGGCAAACAGCGCTGGAGCAGGAGGATCAGATTCGGGAGTGTGCCTTGTCGTGGATAACAACCAAAACACTTTTGTGAGCGGAAACTTCCAACAAACCTTGAGTTTTGGCGTTACTCAGATCACCGCAGTAGGAAACTGGGATATCTTTTACGCTAGTTTGGATTCTAACGGAAACTGGACTTGGGCTACAAGCATCGGTAACACCGGTAATGACTGGACTGGAGGAATAGCTTTCGACAGTAACTACGATGTCTGTGCCCACGGTACTTTCTACAATTCAGTGCCCTTTGGGGATATTATACTAACCAGCATTGGCGGTACCGACGCCTACATCGCTCTGCTCGATCCTGATGGAAGCCCTGTCATCGATCCGCATGTCCCTTCAGTATCGGACTTTGCAATCCTATATAACCCCATGCCAAATCCCGCTTTCAAAGGCTCACAAATCTCTGTGGACACAAGTGTATCACAAGCCACAAACGCTGTATTGGAGATGTATAACATACGGGGACAGCTTTTGCAGACGCATCTGGTAAACGCTGTCAGGCAAACCTTCATCTTCGATAGTGAACCCCTTGCCTCGGGAGTATATCTGTTTCGCTTGAAATGCAAGGATGGTAGCAGTATAAAGAAGATAAGCGTGATAAAGTAA
- a CDS encoding tRNA (5-methylaminomethyl-2-thiouridylate)-methyltransferase yields the protein MMNYKSRYAAIALFSGGLDSLLAVKWMQKSGYKVFPVYFLTPYMPIDRALESAAANGIDLIVRDISREHLQMMQDPDVVFGKHMNPCIDCHALMFRIAGDMLDELDAQYLISGEVLGQRPMSQRKDAMNRVANLSGYRDIVVRPLSQKNLRDTKPITENWVDKNDMLDISGRGRYRQLELAEELGIKSFPAPAGGCLLTDRNYSLRLKDLLQYSQTDPKDLEYLKYGRHFRLSPGCKLIIGRDEAENLKIEELIPDTTLKALDITGPLGVISGRCDDPDLLNLALSIFWYYHPKAPNEGNAIINSALGSSTYMCRKADLYTVRKHRLSYD from the coding sequence ATGATGAATTATAAATCCCGATATGCAGCTATCGCCTTGTTTTCCGGAGGATTGGATAGCTTACTGGCAGTGAAATGGATGCAGAAATCCGGCTATAAAGTATTCCCGGTTTACTTCCTCACGCCTTACATGCCCATCGACCGTGCCCTGGAATCTGCCGCTGCGAATGGTATTGATCTCATTGTTAGGGATATCAGCAGAGAACACCTACAGATGATGCAAGATCCTGATGTAGTGTTTGGCAAACACATGAATCCCTGCATTGACTGCCATGCTTTGATGTTCAGGATTGCCGGGGACATGTTGGATGAATTGGATGCGCAATATCTGATTTCCGGGGAAGTATTGGGGCAGCGTCCGATGAGCCAGCGCAAAGACGCCATGAATCGCGTGGCGAATCTTAGCGGATATCGGGATATTGTGGTGCGTCCTCTATCCCAAAAAAATCTGCGAGACACAAAGCCTATCACCGAAAACTGGGTGGATAAGAATGATATGCTGGATATATCCGGCAGAGGAAGATATCGCCAGTTGGAACTGGCAGAAGAGCTTGGCATAAAAAGTTTCCCTGCTCCCGCTGGAGGTTGCCTGTTGACGGATAGGAATTACTCTCTGCGCTTGAAAGACCTGCTGCAATACAGTCAGACAGATCCCAAAGACCTAGAATACTTGAAGTATGGACGCCATTTTCGGCTTAGTCCCGGATGCAAACTGATCATTGGCAGGGACGAAGCGGAGAACCTGAAGATTGAAGAGCTGATACCCGATACCACTCTGAAAGCGCTAGATATCACCGGACCTTTGGGAGTTATTTCCGGCAGATGTGATGATCCAGACCTTTTAAACCTGGCTTTGAGCATATTCTGGTATTATCATCCCAAAGCGCCCAATGAGGGAAATGCGATAATCAATTCTGCCCTTGGCAGTTCCACATACATGTGCCGAAAGGCTGACCTGTACACAGTTCGTAAACACAGATTGTCTTATGACTAG
- a CDS encoding MBL fold metallo-hydrolase, whose protein sequence is MLKIEAYELLPSFQTNTWLLWDDESKDAILVDPSAPSPMLIDDIKSLGVKVHVIILTHGHGDHIGGIPYFKSNLHCPVAIHEADAPMLIDNKKNFSEFMGTPLEPAPADIMLHDSDIVEMGATKISVIHTPGHTPGCICLLAGKFLISGDTLFEQSIGRTDFPGGSHEQIIHSIKHKLFVLSEDTVVFPGHGPRTSIGLERQNNPFVR, encoded by the coding sequence ATGCTGAAAATCGAAGCTTATGAGTTACTACCATCTTTCCAAACCAATACCTGGCTGCTGTGGGATGATGAATCCAAAGACGCCATCCTGGTAGACCCCTCTGCCCCGTCACCAATGCTGATTGATGATATTAAGAGCCTTGGGGTGAAGGTTCATGTTATTATACTCACGCACGGACATGGAGATCACATTGGCGGGATTCCGTATTTCAAAAGCAATTTGCACTGTCCTGTAGCCATTCATGAAGCTGATGCACCTATGCTGATCGACAACAAAAAGAACTTTAGTGAGTTTATGGGAACTCCCCTGGAACCCGCTCCAGCGGACATTATGCTGCACGATTCCGATATTGTGGAAATGGGAGCTACAAAAATTAGCGTGATACATACCCCTGGCCACACACCGGGATGTATATGCCTGTTGGCGGGTAAATTCCTGATCTCCGGTGATACACTGTTTGAACAGAGCATCGGCCGTACAGATTTCCCAGGCGGAAGTCATGAACAGATAATCCATTCCATCAAGCATAAGCTGTTTGTACTCTCTGAAGATACTGTGGTTTTCCCGGGACACGGCCCCCGTACCTCCATTGGTCTGGAACGGCAGAATAATCCCTTCGTAAGGTAG
- the guaA gene encoding glutamine-hydrolyzing GMP synthase produces MQNMVLILDFGSQYTQLIARKIREAGVYSEIHPFNISIDKIRGLMPKALILSGSPYSITTANAPMPSPDIWGLDIPILGICFGMQLIGEHFGAKVASASKREYGKAQLRILAQDSLFHRVEHDAQVWMSHADKIDSISECFQVLAATANSDNAAIKHKDLPIYALQFHPEVHHSLCGKQILHNFLFEISGLQASWNAGSFVNDAISKIRAMVNEDRVILGLSGGVDSSVAAALLHQAIGDRLIPIFVDTGLMRYREKDRVKEMFRAYPTLKINFIDASKLFLSKLEGISDPEQKRKIIGATFIEVFEAEAAKFPDAKWLAQGTLYPDVIESVSFKGPSVTIKSHHNVGGLPEKMKLKLVEPLRELFKDEVREAGRKLNLPEELVERHPFPGPGLAVRILGDITAEKVTLLQLADDIFIEELHKWKLYNDTWQAFAVLLPIHSVGVMGDERTYEQVCALRAVNSVDGMTAEVTNFPFAFLMHVSNRICNEVKGISRVVYDISSKPPATIEWE; encoded by the coding sequence ATGCAAAATATGGTACTGATCCTGGATTTCGGTTCTCAATACACTCAGTTAATAGCGCGCAAAATCCGTGAAGCTGGTGTGTATTCTGAGATTCATCCTTTCAACATTTCTATCGATAAAATTCGAGGACTAATGCCCAAAGCTCTGATCCTCTCCGGTAGTCCCTATTCCATCACAACTGCCAATGCACCAATGCCCAGTCCCGATATTTGGGGCTTGGACATACCCATTTTGGGGATCTGTTTTGGCATGCAACTGATAGGAGAGCATTTTGGCGCAAAAGTAGCCTCAGCCAGCAAGCGCGAATATGGTAAAGCGCAGCTCCGCATTCTTGCTCAAGACAGCTTGTTCCACCGGGTTGAACACGATGCTCAGGTGTGGATGAGTCATGCAGACAAAATCGACAGCATTTCGGAATGCTTTCAGGTGTTAGCAGCCACAGCAAATTCGGACAATGCTGCAATTAAGCATAAAGACCTGCCCATTTATGCTTTGCAGTTTCATCCTGAAGTTCATCACAGCTTGTGTGGCAAACAAATCCTGCACAACTTTCTCTTTGAAATATCCGGCCTGCAAGCGTCCTGGAATGCCGGTTCCTTCGTAAATGATGCCATCAGTAAGATTCGAGCAATGGTAAATGAAGACAGAGTGATCCTGGGGCTTAGTGGAGGCGTGGATTCATCGGTGGCGGCAGCGCTGTTGCATCAAGCTATCGGTGACAGATTGATCCCTATCTTTGTGGATACTGGTCTGATGCGCTATCGTGAGAAAGATAGGGTAAAAGAGATGTTTCGGGCTTATCCTACTCTCAAAATCAACTTCATAGATGCTTCAAAGCTGTTCCTGAGTAAACTGGAAGGCATCTCCGATCCAGAACAGAAACGAAAGATAATCGGTGCCACTTTTATAGAAGTCTTTGAAGCTGAGGCAGCCAAATTCCCTGATGCCAAATGGCTGGCCCAGGGAACTCTGTATCCGGATGTAATCGAGAGCGTGTCTTTTAAGGGGCCGTCTGTTACCATCAAGAGTCATCATAATGTGGGCGGCTTGCCGGAGAAGATGAAACTGAAGCTGGTGGAACCTTTGCGGGAACTCTTTAAGGATGAGGTTCGGGAAGCAGGCAGAAAGCTGAATCTTCCTGAAGAATTGGTGGAGAGACATCCTTTTCCGGGTCCCGGATTGGCAGTTCGTATATTGGGTGACATCACTGCAGAGAAAGTGACGCTGCTGCAACTAGCAGACGACATATTCATCGAAGAGCTACATAAATGGAAGCTGTACAACGATACCTGGCAGGCATTCGCAGTACTGCTGCCTATTCACAGCGTAGGGGTAATGGGCGATGAACGCACCTATGAACAGGTATGCGCATTGCGTGCTGTGAATAGCGTTGATGGCATGACCGCTGAAGTAACGAACTTTCCCTTTGCTTTTCTGATGCATGTTTCAAATCGTATTTGTAACGAAGTGAAAGGCATCTCACGGGTGGTTTACGATATCAGCTCCAAACCGCCGGCAACCATCGAATGGGAGTAA
- the mnmA gene encoding tRNA 2-thiouridine(34) synthase MnmA has translation MKIALGMSGGIDSSMCALMLKEQGHEVIGVTMAKWSPASGIVQADKRGCFGPSEPEVLEAARRSAQKLGIEHHIINLEREFKDCVLDYYVDSYLKGLTPNPCIICNRRIKFDELIRKTKDLGVEFDCFATGHYARIRFDDKTDRYQLLEAKDKRKDQSYFLSMLSQQQLAILMFPLGEYLKEEIKAFATSRGYDYLIKKKESQDFLESVDNSPLFATGGFNPGDFVDKQGKILGRHSGLIHYTIGQRKGLGLAGFARPQYVIGIDYENNRVIIGEEEDTYSDTLYATEINWLSIAEPKDTLHCTARIRLAHKAQECVLSRCDDGRYLVQFICPVSAITPGQVVAFYRDELVLGAGFIAG, from the coding sequence ATGAAGATTGCCCTGGGCATGAGCGGCGGTATAGACAGCAGTATGTGTGCCCTGATGTTGAAAGAACAAGGCCACGAAGTAATCGGGGTCACCATGGCAAAATGGAGTCCGGCAAGTGGGATTGTTCAAGCTGACAAGCGAGGCTGTTTTGGGCCATCAGAACCGGAAGTATTGGAAGCAGCCCGACGTTCTGCGCAAAAGCTGGGCATCGAGCACCACATCATCAATCTGGAACGTGAATTCAAGGATTGTGTGCTGGATTACTACGTTGATAGTTACCTGAAGGGTCTTACACCAAATCCATGCATAATATGCAATCGCCGGATCAAGTTTGACGAGCTAATTCGCAAAACCAAAGATCTGGGAGTGGAGTTTGACTGCTTTGCCACCGGACATTACGCCCGTATCCGTTTCGATGATAAAACAGACAGATATCAGCTTCTGGAAGCCAAAGACAAGCGAAAGGATCAATCCTATTTCCTCAGTATGCTCTCTCAACAGCAGCTTGCCATCCTGATGTTTCCTTTGGGTGAATATCTGAAGGAAGAAATCAAAGCGTTTGCTACTTCTCGCGGTTATGATTACCTGATCAAAAAGAAAGAAAGCCAGGATTTCCTGGAGAGCGTCGATAACAGTCCGCTTTTTGCCACAGGAGGCTTCAATCCGGGTGATTTTGTAGACAAACAGGGAAAGATACTGGGGCGTCACTCGGGTTTGATCCATTACACCATTGGGCAACGCAAAGGGTTGGGCTTGGCTGGTTTTGCCCGTCCCCAATATGTGATTGGCATAGACTACGAAAACAACCGTGTGATCATCGGGGAAGAGGAAGATACCTACAGCGATACTCTGTATGCCACTGAAATCAATTGGCTGTCTATCGCTGAACCTAAGGATACATTGCATTGTACAGCACGGATACGCCTGGCCCATAAAGCTCAGGAATGTGTGTTATCACGCTGTGATGATGGCCGTTATCTGGTACAATTCATTTGTCCTGTATCTGCCATCACGCCTGGTCAGGTGGTCGCCTTTTATCGCGATGAACTGGTTCTGGGAGCCGGTTTTATTGCGGGATAG